A DNA window from Halostella litorea contains the following coding sequences:
- a CDS encoding universal stress protein, with protein sequence MDRGLVVIKDAEPHEGLLREAAQQARGADAPLVVLTFATERQLGSGVEKFEALGGVEGVTYDNQAEFVDAAEDALEAYVEETLDGADVEYEAVVRVIDGGYGTATLDASEDFGCDHVFITSERRSPAGKAIFGDFAQRVILNFDGFVTIHTGSD encoded by the coding sequence ATGGACCGAGGGTTAGTCGTCATCAAGGACGCGGAGCCACACGAGGGGCTCCTCCGGGAAGCCGCACAGCAAGCGCGCGGGGCCGACGCCCCGCTCGTCGTGTTGACGTTCGCCACCGAGCGCCAGCTCGGGTCCGGCGTCGAGAAGTTCGAGGCGCTGGGCGGCGTCGAGGGCGTCACCTACGACAACCAGGCCGAGTTCGTCGACGCGGCCGAGGATGCGCTCGAAGCGTACGTCGAGGAGACGCTCGACGGGGCCGACGTCGAGTACGAGGCCGTCGTCCGCGTCATCGACGGCGGCTACGGGACGGCGACGCTCGACGCCTCCGAGGACTTCGGCTGCGACCACGTCTTCATCACCAGCGAGCGCCGTTCGCCGGCCGGCAAGGCCATCTTCGGCGACTTCGCCCAGCGCGTCATCCTCAACTTCGACGGCTTCGTCACGATCCACACCGGATCGGACTGA
- a CDS encoding GntP family permease, translating to MSATFPALAALLIGVAVVVLFLVVWDLPAFVGLVLSAFIVGTVNAYFLPEVAFGSIPSQVAAAFGENMAGIGIPILMAAIIGKSMTESGAANRIVRSFQAVLSDENADFALWGSSTILSIPVFFDNVFYLMAPLARSMRARIGGNYALYIAVVGGGGTAAHAFVPPTPGPLAVAQELGAGESILGMTIVVGLAVAIPSALVAGVGYGRFINKRMEIPLRDSMGTTAEDLERQAQKSAGNLPGFFESLLPVLVAVLFIASGTFVDTFEGTYPTLERFQSVTNFVGDANFALTIAAMVAALTYLRMDDFPRQVWQDELTEALQNGGNIAAITAAGGAFGAMLAASNIGGVIADALSDVGIGLLVTAWLIAAIVRIAQGSATVAMITTGGIMAPLVPDLAVHPAYLVVAIGAGGITTSWYNDSGFWIVKEIGGLTQAETFKAWTAVTSILSVVALFIILLYSTLFPLA from the coding sequence ATGTCAGCAACGTTTCCAGCGTTAGCAGCGTTACTCATCGGTGTGGCAGTCGTCGTACTGTTCCTCGTCGTGTGGGACCTCCCCGCGTTCGTTGGGCTGGTGCTCTCGGCGTTCATCGTCGGCACCGTGAACGCCTACTTCCTCCCGGAGGTCGCGTTCGGGAGCATCCCGAGCCAGGTCGCCGCCGCGTTCGGGGAGAACATGGCCGGGATCGGTATCCCGATCCTGATGGCCGCCATCATCGGAAAGTCGATGACCGAGTCGGGGGCGGCAAACCGCATCGTCCGGTCGTTCCAGGCGGTCCTCTCCGACGAGAACGCCGACTTCGCCCTTTGGGGGAGCAGCACGATCCTCTCCATCCCGGTGTTCTTCGACAACGTGTTCTACCTGATGGCCCCGCTCGCCCGCTCGATGCGCGCACGAATCGGGGGCAACTACGCCCTCTACATCGCCGTCGTCGGCGGCGGCGGGACCGCCGCACACGCGTTCGTGCCGCCGACGCCCGGTCCCCTTGCCGTCGCACAGGAGTTGGGTGCCGGCGAGTCCATCCTCGGGATGACGATCGTCGTCGGCCTCGCGGTCGCGATCCCGTCCGCGCTCGTCGCCGGCGTCGGCTACGGCCGGTTCATCAACAAGCGCATGGAGATCCCGCTCCGGGACTCGATGGGGACGACCGCCGAGGACTTGGAGCGGCAGGCCCAGAAGTCCGCGGGGAACCTGCCGGGGTTCTTCGAGTCGCTGCTGCCGGTCCTCGTCGCCGTCCTGTTCATCGCCTCCGGTACGTTCGTGGACACCTTCGAGGGGACGTACCCGACGCTGGAGCGCTTCCAATCGGTCACGAACTTCGTCGGCGACGCGAACTTCGCGCTGACGATCGCGGCCATGGTCGCCGCGCTGACGTACCTCCGCATGGACGACTTCCCGCGGCAGGTCTGGCAGGACGAACTCACCGAGGCGCTGCAAAACGGCGGTAACATCGCCGCCATCACGGCCGCCGGCGGCGCGTTCGGCGCGATGCTGGCCGCCTCCAACATCGGCGGCGTCATCGCGGACGCGCTGAGCGACGTCGGTATCGGGCTGCTCGTCACCGCGTGGCTCATCGCCGCCATCGTCCGCATCGCCCAGGGGTCGGCGACCGTCGCGATGATCACGACCGGCGGCATCATGGCCCCGCTTGTCCCCGATCTCGCGGTCCACCCGGCCTACCTCGTCGTCGCCATCGGCGCGGGCGGCATCACCACGTCGTGGTACAACGACTCCGGCTTCTGGATCGTCAAGGAGATCGGCGGCCTCACGCAGGCCGAGACGTTCAAGGCCTGGACCGCGGTCACGTCGATCCTCTCGGTCGTCGCGCTGTTTATCATCCTGCTGTACTCGACGCTGTTCCCGCTCGCGTAG
- the gfo6 gene encoding D-xylose 1-dehydrogenase Gfo6: protein MPETVDSFTERDWQGTTEGTLRLALVGLGWWTIDEAIPAIRDTDLCEATVLVSRSREKAERFADEADVPHAISGAEYHDGEASDEYDAVYVATPNAYHLEYVETAADLGKAVLCEKPMEASVERADRMVEAADDGGIPLMVAYRMHTEPAVRRARELVQSGAIGEPVQVYGNNSQSLLSIIDDPDQWRLDPDATGYGTSMMDLGIYPINTTRFVLDSDPVSVQAQMASTHDAFADVPDERSTATAVYDDGVHAAFTATQNAYEDTELTITGTEGQLTLSPAFHMECALSLETGDREFSASADDVNEMTEEFDYFADRVLSGEPIYADGEHGRYDMRVLEALHESAASGTTVTLD from the coding sequence ATCCCAGAAACGGTCGACTCGTTCACGGAACGGGACTGGCAGGGGACGACGGAGGGAACGCTCAGGCTCGCGCTCGTCGGGCTCGGCTGGTGGACCATCGACGAGGCCATCCCCGCGATCCGGGACACGGACCTCTGCGAGGCGACGGTGCTCGTGAGCCGCTCGCGGGAGAAAGCGGAGCGGTTCGCGGACGAGGCCGACGTACCCCACGCAATCTCCGGCGCGGAGTACCACGACGGCGAGGCGAGCGACGAGTACGACGCCGTCTACGTCGCGACGCCCAACGCCTACCACCTCGAATACGTCGAGACGGCCGCCGACCTCGGCAAGGCCGTGCTCTGCGAGAAGCCGATGGAGGCGAGCGTCGAGCGCGCCGACCGGATGGTCGAGGCGGCCGACGACGGCGGGATCCCGCTGATGGTCGCCTACCGGATGCATACGGAGCCGGCGGTGCGGCGAGCGCGCGAACTGGTCCAGAGCGGGGCCATCGGCGAGCCGGTTCAGGTATACGGGAACAACTCGCAGTCGCTGCTCTCGATCATCGACGACCCGGACCAGTGGCGGCTCGACCCGGACGCGACCGGCTACGGGACGTCGATGATGGACCTGGGCATCTATCCGATCAACACGACGCGGTTCGTCCTCGACTCGGACCCGGTCTCGGTGCAGGCCCAGATGGCGTCGACCCACGACGCCTTCGCGGACGTCCCTGACGAGCGCTCGACGGCCACCGCCGTCTACGACGACGGCGTCCACGCGGCGTTCACCGCGACGCAGAACGCCTACGAGGACACCGAACTGACGATCACGGGGACCGAGGGGCAACTCACGCTCTCGCCGGCGTTCCACATGGAGTGTGCGCTCTCGCTCGAAACCGGCGACCGGGAGTTCTCGGCGTCGGCGGACGACGTCAACGAGATGACCGAGGAGTTCGACTACTTCGCCGACCGCGTGCTCTCGGGCGAGCCGATCTACGCGGACGGGGAACACGGCCGCTACGACATGCGCGTCCTCGAAGCCCTCCACGAATCGGCGGCGTCGGGGACGACGGTCACGCTGGACTAG
- a CDS encoding fumarylacetoacetate hydrolase family protein — MRYYRIQRDETVSLIAEDGEGTYDLTATEPGPSSFMQLADAASLTDQNVDDVARRHLADAPDIDRETVRDNLIRPFDPDEVWGAGVTYAISQESREGEGGLEEAYLGAYEGDRPEVYFKATPTRTVGPDDAVGIRGDSDWDVPEPEFTMVLHDGEIVGYTVGNDVCSREIERENLLYLPQSKIYDKSCAIGPCIVTEETIGDPHDVEMTLTIERDGDVAFTESTSTSEMVRTCDELAEFFRRYNYVPESTALLTGTSIIPPDGFTLEEGDVVNIEIENVGTLVNPVEQL; from the coding sequence ATGCGATACTACCGCATACAGAGAGACGAAACTGTGTCGCTCATTGCGGAGGACGGGGAGGGCACGTACGACCTGACGGCGACGGAGCCCGGGCCGAGTTCGTTTATGCAACTCGCCGACGCCGCGTCGCTGACGGACCAGAACGTCGACGACGTCGCGCGCCGCCACCTCGCGGACGCGCCGGATATCGACCGTGAGACGGTCCGTGACAACCTGATCCGGCCCTTCGACCCCGACGAGGTGTGGGGCGCGGGCGTCACGTACGCCATCAGTCAGGAGTCCCGCGAGGGGGAAGGCGGCCTGGAGGAGGCGTACCTTGGCGCGTACGAGGGCGACCGCCCCGAGGTGTACTTCAAGGCGACGCCGACGCGGACGGTCGGCCCGGACGACGCCGTCGGCATCCGCGGGGACTCCGACTGGGACGTGCCGGAACCCGAGTTCACGATGGTGCTCCACGACGGGGAGATCGTCGGTTACACCGTCGGCAACGACGTCTGTAGCCGCGAGATCGAACGCGAGAACCTCCTCTACCTCCCGCAGAGCAAGATCTACGACAAGAGCTGCGCGATCGGGCCCTGCATCGTCACCGAGGAGACCATCGGCGACCCCCACGACGTCGAGATGACGCTCACCATCGAGCGCGACGGCGACGTCGCGTTCACGGAGTCGACGTCGACGAGCGAGATGGTCCGGACCTGCGACGAACTGGCGGAGTTCTTCCGCCGCTACAACTACGTCCCCGAGTCGACCGCGCTCCTGACCGGGACGTCGATCATCCCGCCGGACGGCTTCACCCTGGAGGAGGGCGACGTCGTCAACATCGAGATCGAGAACGTCGGGACGCTGGTGAACCCCGTCGAACAGCTGTAG